The following is a genomic window from Nitrososphaerota archaeon.
ATTCCTGCAATGTCGGCAAGATACTTCATCGTCACTGCCTTTTGGCTGCGCATGAAACCAAAGTTTCCGTTTCTGGTCTATAAGGCAGGACACGTTTCGAACCGAGTTTCTGAGCGGGAGGCTTTCGCGAAAGTGAGCAGAGACCCTTGAACGCTTATTAGGCGAGCCGCCCGCAAACAGACTGCCTTGACTGAAGGCAAACAGCGGACTCCAAACGACCAGAAATCAGACAGATGGAACGACACCTCAGCAGAGTACAAAGCCGCCATGGATCACAAAGCGCAAATCCACGACCCCAATTCACAGGCGCATCAGGCGATGCTCGACAACAGGAGCAGACAGATTGCGGCGAACAAGGCGAAGGGAAGGAAATGAGCAGCCACAAGGATGACGACCCGGATAAAACAAAAGAGGAATACGACGCAGACAACCACGCGGACCAAGAGAACCCCAACAACGATGAATACGCAAAGGACGACTAGTTCCAGATATCAATAGCATTTGGCATAATACAGACAAGAGGGGGAGCGAAAGCTCCCCTCCCTATATTTTACTTCGAAGATGCTCGTCTTGCGATGGTATCTAGAGTCCTTCTGTTCTCTATCGCATTCTCTATTATCTCATCCATCTGATTTCTATCGGCTTTTAGAAGCCTCCACTTTGATATCCCGAGCTCTCTTTGAGCCGCAGATGCCAGCGCCTCTCGGCCAAGCTGTCCACGCAATATGGGGTCCATCAATTGGGACAGACTAACATTCCCAATCTGGCTGTTTGGACTTCGGGAAGCCTTGCGTGCGGTGTCGAGCATATCCGCTAACTTATCCAAGGTTAGCCCGCTGTAGGGTCTCAGCGTTCTGATGAGAAAGTCCAATTGCCTCAATTCGTCGGCAGAATTCGGAGACATGGCTTTCAAGAACTGCCTTGCTGCTCCTAGTGTCTTTAGCAGACGAGCAACTCTGACCGGTGGTTCAGGCGAGACCGAACCCGAGGATGCGCCATCCCTACTGTCTGGGCTCAAATGGCATCGACTCTCCTCTTGATCTCTGCCGTAACTTCAGAGAATACCCTCGGAAACCCCTGCCCTCCAATGTTTTGTTCCCGAGGGTAGTGATAGACAGGGAATCCCCTCGTAAGAGACTCGCTCACTCCCACCCCGTCTTTGATGAGAGGTTCGATAATCTCATTCCCTGGGTATTGTCCCCTCAAGGCTGCAAGATTCTCCGTGGCGTCGTTGGTCCAGCCGCTCGCCCCACGGGAGGTCTGGATTCTGGTGATGACGATTCCAATGAATGCACGTGTTGGAACGTATGTTGAGACAAGCTTGTAACCTTTGGTCCTTAACAGACCAGAGTAGTCCCTAAGTTGATCCTCAATCTTGCTCATCATCTGATTCGTTAGATGCGGTGTGCCCCTTACCGAAACCGCATCGGGTATTGTTGGGACCAAGTAGCCATGGGAGGCCGCCAAGGCATTCTGCGTTACTATCTTTGTGGCCGGAGGGCAGTCAAAAATTATGTATTCGTAATCACGGTGGATTCCGTTCGTCTCAAGCCACTCGCAGATTAGCGTCCTCCGCCGCCAGTCCGACTCGACAGCGTTACCCACAGTAGTTCCACTGAGATCAATTTCCGTCTCATCGAGTGCCAGTTCGGATGGCACTATGTCCAATGTGGGGTATAGCCTCTCTAGACCTGGATGGGGTTTGTGAATGATTTCACGCCCAGGCATCGGCTGCCCTGATTTCGTCATGTGAGTGAATACTCTGTTGATGGTCTTGTGTTGTTCGACAGCTTCATCCCATTTTCGCCTTCTCATGCATACGATGGAAAGGCTGCTTTGATGATCCACATCGCAAAGGAGCACACGAGAGCCGTCTGTCTTAGAGAGCTTACAAGCTACATTGAAGGCTAGAGTTGTCTTCCCCACGCCTCCTTTGAAATTGATTATGCTGAACCTCTTGACCATGTCTTCCAAAAATCGTCCTGTTCGATTTAAGCGTAAGGGACAAGGGGTGACCTCTCTTCATACACACTCACGCGCCCTCCCGGGCTCTCTCAGGCGGTCTCTCTCGGTCTCTCGCGCGGGCACACACACGCACACGGGCAGGCGCAGGCAGGAACAGGAACAGGCACAAACGAGAGAGAGAGAGAAGAAGCGAGTGCGGGGGGTGGGATTCGAACCCACGAACCCCTAAGGGACGAGGTCCTAAGCCTCGCGCCGTTGACCAGGCTGGGCGACCCCCGCGGTGACAAGCCGGCCTGACCCTGAAACTATAACGCTTTGGCCGGAGTGTCGGCAGGCTGGAGTTCATCAGGGATTTTCACCCCTGCTCTTCTGAGGATCCCCTCCCAGTCCACCTTGAACAGGACCGCTCCGATGAGGATGAAGACGACCGCGAGGGCCGCCGTGACCCACAGCTGGTTGGCTCCGAGGACCTCTGACACCCCTCTCAGGACGGTGAACTCCAGGCCGATCTCGGCCGCGCTCTTGAGGAGCTTCGCGCCCAATGTGACAGTCGACATCAGGCCGAGCGACGTGGACGTCGCCCCTGCTCCGACGAACATGTAGTCGTCAAACGGAAAGACCGGAACGAAAGCGGCCACGAAGAGGACCGCATACAGCCCCCAGTTCGACGTGTATCTTGCGAACAGCCGCACGTTCTTGTTCCTGACGATGTACTTCTTGAGCCCGAAGGCGCCGAAATAGATGACCAGCTTGGCGGCTGTCGCCCCCACAGCAGACGCCACCACCACGACCAAGAAGGCGGTCGGGGAAAAGCCGATGAGTATCAGTTGAAGCGTTGCGATCAGGGTGTATGACCCGCCCACGAAAGGGGAGACGTTAGCAAGGAACGAAATGACCAGTATGAAGACGGCGGCCCAAATCAGGGGGTCCAACGGTCCGGGGACCGGTCCTTCGTATTTATCCCTCGTCGAGGGCAGGCGTCAAGCGGGCTCCAGTAACGTATATATCGCGACCGGAGAGGCCGCGGCCAAGGTTCTGACCCTCTATGACGCGCATGCTAGCTTTCGTGGACATCTTCGTCGACTCCCCTGCCATGGACGACGTGGTCCAGGCTCTGTCTAAAATCCCCAACGTGGAAGAGCTCTATGAGGTCACCGGAGAGTTCGACATAGTGACCCTGGTGTCCGCGGGGGACATCGAAGAGTTCCGGGACATACTGAAGAACAGGATTCTCAAGATCCGGGGGGTAAAGAGCACCGTGAGCGCCATCGTGCTCTACACCCACAAAGGGCCGAGATTCAACGGGGACTCCAAACCCAAGGCGTCAGGGCGCTAGGCGCCCGGCGAAAGATTCTCATCAGAGGCACCGGAGCCGCGATGGAACCTGAGATAGTTGATAGACGCGCTACAGGCGTTCGTGGTTGTCGCCGTCCTGGGCGTCGCCCTCGGGTCGGGGTGGGCGCTTGCGCCCTACGTGGTCAGGGTCCTCACAGGGGCACCCACCTTCCTTGACAGGTTCCTTGGCCCGCTCGAAAAAAGGCTCTACAGACTGATCGGGACGGACCCGTCGTCCGGCATGGGGTGGAAGCAGTACTTCTTCGCGGCTCTCCTTCTCAACATAGCCCAGATGGCCATAGCATTCCTCGTCCTGGTGGGCCAGGGAGCCCTCCCCCTCAACCCTCAGGGGTTCCCGGGGATGAACTGGGACCTCGCCCTCAACACCGTCGTCTCCTTCGCCTCCAACACCAACCTCCAGCACTACGCGGGGGAGAGCACGCTCTCATACTTCTCCCAGATGGGGGCGATCCAGTTCCTGCAGTTCACCTCTGCCGCGACCGGGGTCTGCGTGATGGCGGCCATGGTGAGAGGGTTCAAGCGGGGGTCAGCCGACATGGGGAACTTCTACGTCGACTTCGTGCGCGTCATCTCTAGGATCCTCCTTCCTCTCTGCTTGGTCGCTGCCGTGGTCCTGGTCGCCCTCGGCGTCCCGCAGACCCTGGGCGGGTACATCACAGTGAAGACGGTGGAAGGGGCTACCCAGAGGCTCCTGGTCGGCCCCGTGGCCTCCCTGGTGTCGATCATGCAGATAGGGACCAACGGCGGCGGCTACTTCGGGGCGAACTCGGCCTATCCGTTCCAGAACCCGACCCCTGCGACAGACGTCCTCCAGATCTACCTGATGCTCCTCTTGCCGACGACCCTCGTCTTCGCCTTCGGGGAACTGGTCGGGAAGAAAAGGGAGACCCTCCCCATCCTCATCGCGTCCTACGGCCTGCTCGCCATCGACCTGGTTATCGCATTCGTCCCCAATGTGGCGGCCGTCGGCCCTGGGATCGAGACCAGGTTCGGGGCCTTCTTCTCCACCTTCTGGACGGTCGTCACGACCGCCGTCACGACGGGGTCAGTGAACTCTTCTCTCGCGGGAAACAACCCCCTGGCGATCCTGTCGGCCTTCATGGGGATGGTGATCCAGGCGACCCCCGGGGGAGAGGGGATCGGGGTCATGTACCTGATAATGTACGTGGTCATCACGGTCTTCGTCGTCGGTCTGATGACCGGCAGGACCCCCGAGTACCTCGGGGCGAAGATCGCCGCCCGGGACGTGAAGCTTGTCATGGTCGCTTTCTTCATCCATCCGGTGATCATACTCGTCCCGACCGTGCTGGCCTACGCCACGAAGGCCGTGAACGCCATCCCGGGGTTCTCGTCGCTCCCGGCGTCGGTCGGGTTCACCCAGATCCTCTACGAGTTCACATCATCGGCTGCCAACAACGGGTCTGACTTCTTGGGGGCCGCGGCCAACACCCCCTTCTTCAACGTCGCCACGGCGGTGGTCATCTTCGTGGGACGGTTCGCTCCAATCATGGTCCTCCTTGCGCTCTCGGGCTCGATGATAGGGAGGAAGAGGTCTGAATCCCAGACCCTCCGCACGGACAGCGGGTCGTTCTCCTTGGTGCTGATAGGGAGCATCCTCCTGCTCGCGGTCTTGACCTTCCTCCCCTTCCTGATGCTGGGGCCCATCCTGACCTACTTCCAAGGCCTGGTGAATTTCCTTGGCTAGTCGCGTCCCCAGGCTCGACAGGGTCCTCGGAAGGGTCAAGCTCCCGAGGCGGCCGTCGGCCCTCACAGCGAAGACCCTCTCGGACTCCGTAGTGAGGCTCAGCCCCGTCGCACTGCTCGGCAATCCGGTCATGTTCGTCGTAGAGCTGACCTTCTTCGTGGTCACGGCGATGGCCGTGGACCCCTACGCGTTCATCCCCGTCGCCAGCCCCGCCGAGCGGGTCTTCTACGTCCAGGTGGCGGCGATCCTGCTGGTCACGGTCTGGTTCAGCACCCTCTCAGACTCGCTGGCGGAACAGCAGGCGAAGAACACGGCCAGCAGCCTGAAGCGGCTGGAGACCGAGGTCCCCGTCAAGAAGGTGGTGACGGAAGGGTGGGAGAGGAAGGTGGTCCCTGCTACCTCCAGAACCCTGCTGAAAGGAGACCTCGTAAGGCTCGACAAGGGAGACGTGGTCCCTACGGACGGCGAGGTCCTCGAAGGGATCGCGATGGTGGACGAGTCGCTGGTGACCGGGGAGTCCGCCCCTGTCCGCAAGTCCCCCGGGGACAGCCTGATCGGCGGATCCACCGTCGTGAGCGACACTATGACCGCGAGGATAACCGCGAACCCGGGCGAGAGCTATCTTGACCAGATGGTGCACCTGGTCGAGTCGTCCAAACGCCCCAAGACCCCGAACGAGGCCGCCATCACCATGGTCCTATTCGGGCTCACGGCCATCTTCACGATAATCATCCTCTCGATGCTGGGGCTCTCGGTGGAGCTGGGGCTGAACACAGACCTCTCCGTCCTGATAGCCCTGTACGTCTGTCTGCTGCCGACCACCATAGGGGCCCTCCTTCCTGCCATCGGGCTCTCGGGGATAACCCGCCTTTACGAGCGGAAGGTGGTGGCGAAGTCGGGGAAGGCGATAGAGACGGCAGGAGACACGGACGTAATCCTCTTGGACAAGACAGGGACGATAACGGTGGGGAACAGGCACGTCGTGGAGATCATCCCCTTGGGCGGGCACACCGAAAGGGAAGTGGGCGAGGCGGCCTTCCTCTCTTCCTGGTTCGACGACACGCCTGAGGGGCGGAGCGTCATCAGCGTAGCATACGAAAGGGGGTATGTCCCGCGGGAACTCAACGCCCTCGCCCTTTCGGAGGTCTACGACTTCTCCGCCAACACGCGAACGAGCGGGGTCAAGATACACTTCGGCTCCAGCTTCGTCCTGCCGAAGGGGAGCATGCAGAGGGTGCGCAGGAAGTTCTTCGTGGAAGACGCCAGCGACCGCGGGATGCACCTCTCGGGCGAGGAGAGCGAGATCGTCAAGGGGGCGCCAGACTCGTTCACGAAGGTCGGGTTCAGCATCCCAGAGGAGTTCCCCGGCCTCGTCGAGAAGATCTCCTCTGCCGGGGACACCCCCATGGCAGTGGCCAGAGACCACCAGGTGATCGGGCTCATCAGGCTCAAGGACGTGCTGAAGGAGGGGACAAAGGAGAAGATAGACGCGGTCAAGGCGATGGGGATCAGGCCGGTCATGATCACGGGGGACCAGCCGCTCACGGCGAAGAGCATCGCGTCCGAGGTGGGCATTGATGAGTTCATACCGCAAGCCAAGCCGGAAGACAAGTTCAACATCGTAAAGAAAGAACAGGCGCAGACCCGGGTGGTCTCCATGATCGGCGACGGGACCAACGACGCCCCGGCACTGGCAGCCGCGGACGTCGGGCTCGCGATGAATTCGGGGACGGAAGCGGCCAAGGAGGCGGCGAACATGGTCGACCTGGAGTCCAACCCTGCCAAGATCATAGACGTGGTGCTGCTGGGGAAGCAGCTGCTCATGACGAGAGGCGCCGTCACGGCTTTCAGCATCTCCAACGACGTCGCGAAGTACTTCGCGATCCTCCCTGTGATGTTCGCCGCCACCCTCCCTGCCCTGCATTCTCTCAACATTCTCGGGCTAGGCGTGCACACCGCCGTCCTCTCCGCCCTGATCTTCAACGCCATCATCATCCCGATGCTCATCCCATTGGCGATGCGTGGGGTCGCGTTCAGACCGTCTGACACCATGACCATCTTCCTGAGGAACGTGCTCATCTACGGTGTCGGGGGGGTGGTAGTCCCGTTCCTGGGAATCAAGCTGATCGACGTCCTTCTGGGGGCCCTCTAGGATGACGACCGAGGTGGAGCCGAAGCGGCCCCGGTCTGGGACCTACAGGCCGATAGTGGTCCTGGCCGTGCTCTCAATGCTGGTCTGCGGGCTCGTCTTCCCCCTGGTCGTCACCGGGATTGCACAGGGGGCCTTCCCCTACCAGGCGAACGGGAGTCAGGCGACCCTGAATGGGAGGAGCGTCGGGTCATACCTCGTCGACAACAACTTCACCATCCCTGTCTTCTTCCAAGGGAGGAACGAGTCCAACCCGATGAACGCCTCTGCTTCGGGGGTCGACCCCGATATCCCGCTGTCCTATGCGCTCTCTCAGGTCCCCCGGATACACAACGCCACGGGGATTCCCGAGGCGAGCCTCGTCGCGATAGTGACATCACACGTGCAGTGGACCATCTGGATAGGGGGCTCCCCATATGTCAACGTCCTAGCGCTGAACCTCGCCCTGATAGGAGACTATCCTGCGGCGTACCCGGGCTATAGCTGACCCGCTACTTCTTGGCAGCGCGCCTTTTCTTCTCTGCTTCCTTCTCCAGCTTCTTCTGCTTCTCTTTGCGCCGCAGACTGTCGTACTCGCCCAGAGGCCCCTGGTGTTCGACGTAGCCGTGGTGCATTTCTAGGGTCCTCTTCACTATCTCCTCGCTTTCCTTGTCGCGTCTGGCGAACCTGACCGATAGGTTCCTCCTGTCCAAGACCGCCCATTCGAACCCCTGGTGCTTCTTCAACTCCTCTATCGCCTGCTCCATCGCATATTCGTTCCCGAAGAGCCCCCTGACCTCCCAGGCGCCAGCCATCAATCACCGGCCCCCGGAGGGGCGATAAAACTCTACCTAGCCGAGAGCTGGGATGCGAGATCTTCCGCCGAGTCTGCGGGGAGGTCGCATGAGAAGTTCTTGCAGACGTACGCTCTGGGCTTCTTGGATGGTTCCCGCCCTTGCAGCAGGGAGGTGAGACCTGAGAGGGCCCCGAACGTCTTCCCGGTGGCCAGGACCACGGCCTTGTCAGGGATGAAGGCCCTGTATATGCCTGACATCATCGCCTCGGCCCCTTTCTCGTCGTATGCCGTCACGACCACCTCCCTGGTCCCGTTCAGGAGGAGGTCGAGCGCGGCTAGCATGCCGGTGTGGCTAGCCGGGCTCCCGGCGACGTCCTTCCCGAACGTCTTCAGGGTCCGCTCAGCCTGGGCCCTGTAGTCGGCCCTCCCAGTGATTTCGGAGAGCCTGACGAGGTCGAGCGCCGCCACCGAGTTGCCTGACGGGACCGGGCCGTCGTAGCTCAGCTTCAGGGGTGCAGGGACCCCGTCGGTGGTCATGTAGAACCCTCCGCCCTCGACGTCTTCGAACCGTGCCATCGACTCTGCCAGCCTCCTCGCTTCCGCAAGCCAGGCCGGGGCTCCGGTCGCCTCGAATAGGTCCAGCAGCCCCTGGACGAAGTAGGCGTAGTCTTCGATGGTCCCGGGGAGCGCCGCCTCCCCGCCGGCGAAGCGCCTGAGAAGCTCTCCCCCGCTCGTCATCCTCTCGAGGACGAAGCTGGCGGCATCGGCCGCCTCGACCGCATAGGAAGGCTCGCCGAGCGCCCTGCTGCCGAAGGCGAGAGCCGAGATGGCGAGCCCGTTCCACGAAGTCAGGACCTTCGTGTCGGTGGCGGGCCGGGACCTCTTGAGCCTCGCGCGGTAGAGCTGTGGCCTGAGCCGGGCGACCGCCTCTCTTTCTCCCACGCCCATCGCCTTTCCCGGCCCCAGGTGGAGGAGAGACCTCCCGCCGAAATTGCCCGTCCGGGTCACCCCGTAGAGCGCGCAGAACGTCTCGCCATCGGCAACGCCCAAGCATTCCTTCACCTCTTCCGGGGTCCAGGAGTAGTAGGCTCCTTCTCCTTCAGCCGTGTCTGCGTCCTGCGCGGAGTAGAACCCTCCTCCTTCCCCCTTCATCTCCCCCGTGATCCAGCCGAGGGTCTCCCTGACGACGTCTGCGTACTCCGGTTTTCCCGTCAGCTGATACGCTTCGGCGTAGAGCTTCGCCAGGAGGGCGTTGTCGTAGAGCATCTTCTCGAAGTGGGGGACCAGCCAGACCCTGTCGGTCGAGTACCGATGGAACCCCCCGCCCACGTGGTCTCTTATCCCCCCGGCCATCATCTCGTCCAGCGTCTTCGTCACCGCCGAAAGGGCCATCCCCTTCCCAGTCCTGTAGTGGTACCTCAGGAGGAAGGCGAGCGAGACGGGAAGAGGGAACTTCGGGGCCGTGCTGAACCCGCCGTGGGCCTGGTCGAAGGCCGAGATGAGGGAGTTGTACCCGTCATCGAGCGCAGACCCTCCAAGCTCCCCCGGCGCCCCTGAGCTGGCCTCCGCCACCGCCTTCGCCACCTGCTCCGTGTTGGCTGCCACCTCGTCCCTCTTCTCCTTCCAGAGGGTGGCGACGAACTCGAGGACCTGCATGAAGCTCGGCATGCCGAAGCGCGGCTCCGGAGGGAAGTACGTCCCTCCGTAGAACGGCTTGAGGTCGGGCGTCAGGAAGACGCTCAGGGGCCACCCGCCCCCGCCCGTCATCGCCTGCACGGCCGTCATGTAGTATGCGTCCACCTCCGGACGCTCCTCCCTGTCGACCTTGATCGGTATGAAGTTCTTGTTGATGTACGCTGCCGTCTTCTGGTCCTCGAACGACTCCCTGGCGAGCTGGTGACACCAGTGGCACGTCGAATATCCGATGCTCAGGAAGATCGGCTTCCCGTCGTTCTTGGCTCTCGCGAGCGCCTCCTTCCCCCAGGGGAGCCACTTCACCGGGTTGTACGCGTGCTCGAGGAGGTAGGGGCTCTTCTCGCCGGCAAGCCCGTTGGGCGCTTTTTCGGGCAACTTTCTCGTGCGTGGCCTTTCTCGTAATTGAAGTTGTCTGCGCGGGCGAGACTTTACATTCCAATCTGGGGGCGGACCAAGTCTTCTGGAGGAGCTGGGAGCACGCAGTACAAGTGGACGGTACTCACCGTCACCACCGTAGGAGTTCTCATGTCCGGCATAGACTCCCGGATAATCGTGATAGGCATCCCGCAGGTGGCAGCCGCGCTGCATGCCGACGCCGAGCAGGCGATCTGGTTCACCCAGGCGTACATCTTCGGGAGCACCGTCGCCCTGCTCTTCATAGGGCGGGTGAGCGACATGATTGGGAGGGTAAAGATCTACACCGCCGGCTTCACCATCTTCACTGTCGGGTCGCTGCTGACCAGCCTCTCTGTCTCCCCCGACTATGTCATAGTCTTCCGGGTCCTCCAGGGGCTCGGTTCGGCCGCTCTTTTCGCCAACAGCGCCGCGATAATCACGGACGCGACCCCAAGCGACGAGCTGGGGCTCTTTCTCGGGATCAACCAGGTGGCCTTCAGGGTCGGCGCCATGGCCGGGCTGACCCTAAGCGGGCTCATCCTGCTCTTCCTCGACTGGCGCGCCCTCTTCTACATCAACATCCCGATTGGGATCTTCGGTACCTACTGGGCGCACAGGCGGCTGAAAGAGATTTCAAAGCCCGAGAAGGGGGTCCCCATGGACTGGCCTGGGCTCTTAGCCTTCACTGCGGCCTCCATCTCGATCCTCCTGGCGCTGACCTACGCCGCCTATGGCACCTTCCCCATCGGAGGTACCGCAGCGTTGGCTTCAGCCTCCGCCGTCTTCTTGGTGCTCTTCGTATACAGGGAGCGGAGGGTCCCCCACCCTCTCCTGGACCTCAAGCTCCTGAGGATCAAGGAGTTCACCGGGGGCGTCGTGGCCCAGATGCTCAACTCCCTGGCCTGGGGGGCCGTGATACTCCTTCTGAGCCTCTATCTCCAGCTCGTCAAGGGGCTGTCTCCATTCGCAGCTGGGATTTCGATCCTCCCCTTCGACGCCGCCTTCCTGGCTGTCGGCCCGCTGAGCGGCAAGCTGTCGGACGAATACGGTCACCTGCCTTTCACCACCGGAGGGCTGGCCGTCATGAGCGCCTCCCTCCTGCTGCTCTCCACCACCACCGTCGGCACCCCCTACGTGGTGCTCGCGCTCTACCTCGTCGTCTTCGGGATGGGGGTCGGGATGTTCAGCTCCCCGAACATGAGCTCCATAATGGGGTCGGTCCCTCCTTCGGACAGAGGGGTGGCCTCCGGGGTCAGGGCGACGTTCTTCAACGTGGGGTACGTCCTGAGCTTCAACGTCGCCATCCTGGTGATGACCGCCGTCCTCCCATACTCTACCATAACCGCGGTGATCTCCTCCCCTAACCCGGCTGCGATAGCCGGCGTGGACAAGGCGCTCTTTGCGAAGGGGCTCGACTACGCCTTCCAGGTGTCCGCTGTCATCAACGCCCTGGCGATAGCCCCGTCTGTCCTCCGAGGGAAGAGGACGACGGACGCCGCCTCTCCGGGCCCCCCGATGACCGGCCTGGAGCTCGAGTAGCTCACTTCGCAATCAGAGTCATTGGCCCGCAGAGCCCCTTGAAACCTAAGGGGTCCTAGCCGGCCGTCGTCGCAGGCGAAGGAGCGGCCATCCTTCCTGCTGCCATCGCCATCCCGGATCCCATGATCGCCATGGCGAAGACCGCGAAGGCGTTGAGGAGGTGGACCCACGCTATGCCGCTGCTGAGGGCCCCCGACGTCCTCAGCACGGCGAACCCTATCAGCGCCTGGAGGAGGATGTCTACGCCGATGCCGATGGTCAACCCAAAGAGCCTCTTCGGACGTGGCGACATCCTCGCCACGTAGACGAGCGAGACTATCGCGAGGACCCCGAGGACGACCCCCCACACGATGTGGGCGGAAGAATCAAGGAACCCGAAGGAGACCAGCCCCCCGAGAGCGACTTGGACTGCCAGAGCCGCCCCTGTTATCCTGAAAAGAAGCGAGATGTTCACTTTCATCTCTGGCGGCCCGAGTCTGAGATTTGAACCCTTCGGCGCGCTTCTGTGCGGTTCCACTCGTGGCATCATCCGACCTACATTCAAATACGGGGAGGAGGCGTGATCGAACATCTTCATGCCTCTCGAAAGCCTCGAAGGCGTCAAAGAGAAGTTCGATTCGGCTGGGGGGAGGGCGACCGCATACAACGTGCTGAAGCTGAAAGACCTCGGATACGACGTCGACCGGATTCCCTATTCGATACGGGTGCTCCTGGAGAACGCAGTCCGCCACTCCGGGAAGGTCCACGGAGCCTTGGATGCGGCTCACCAGCTCGCGCAATGGCCGAAGTCGGTCGGCTCTGAGACCCCTTTCATGCCTGGAAGGGTCCTCCTTCAGGACTACACCGGGGTCCCTCTCATAGTAGACCTCGCGGCGATGCGTGACGCAGCGAAGGCGGCAGGGGTGGACCCCGGCGCCGTCAACTCGAAGATCCCGGTCGACCTCGTCATAGACCACTCCATCCAGGTGGACGCCTGGGGGAACGACCTGGCCCTGTCCATCAACCTCGAGAGGGATTACGACCGGAACTCGGAGCGCTACGCCCTGCTGAAGTGGGCCCAGTCGTCCTTCAAGGGGATGCGCGTCTTCCCGCCGGGGAAGGGGATCTGCCATCAGCTCAACCTCGAGTACCTGTCACAGGTCGTCACGGAGAGGGACGGAGAAGTGTTCCCTGACACGGTGGTCGGGACCGACTCACACACTACGATGGTCAACGGGCTGGGGGTTCTGGGGTGGGGGGTAGGAGGGATAGAAGCCGAGGCGGTGATGTTGGGGGAGCCTTACCACATGCCGGTCCCGAAGGTCTACGGGGTGAAGTTCACCGGGACTCTGAGGGAGGGGGTGACCCCCACTGACCTCGTGCTCACCGTCACAGAACGGCTCCGAGAGAAGAACGTAGTGGGGGCTTTCGTGGAGTACTTCGGGGAGGGGTACGGTCAGCTCTCTGTCCCGGACCGCGCCACCATGGGGAACATGTCCCCTGAGTACGGCGCGACCGCAGGGTTCTTTCCGGTGGACGAGGCCACGATCCGGTATCTTTCGGGGACGGCCAGACCCAGGGCCCACGTCGACCTTGTCGCCAGGTACGCGAGGCAGTATGGGTTCTACGTGGGCGCCGTCGATCCGACCTACTCCGAAGTCATCCACGTCGACCTGGACAAGATTGAGCCGTCGATATCCGGCCCCAGGAACCCGGAAGAGAGGCGCTCGCTCGTCTCAGTACCCTCGTTCACCAGGGCGCTCCTCGACCAGCGGCGTCCGTCGGAGTCCGGAGGGGTGGTGGGAGCGGGCCGGAGCCAGCTGGTGCTCAAGGCGAACGAAGCGCCAGGCGCGCTCCCCGATGGCGCTGTGGTGATAGCCGCGATCACGAGCTGCACCAACACGTCGAACCCGACGGTCATGGTGGGCGCCGGCCTGATCGCCAAGAGGGCTGTGGAGGCGGGCCTCGCCCTGAAGCCCTGGGTCAAGCCCAGCCTGTCCCCTGGTTCCACGGTCGTCACCGACTACCTCCAGAGCTCGGACC
Proteins encoded in this region:
- a CDS encoding ParA family protein, which gives rise to MVKRFSIINFKGGVGKTTLAFNVACKLSKTDGSRVLLCDVDHQSSLSIVCMRRRKWDEAVEQHKTINRVFTHMTKSGQPMPGREIIHKPHPGLERLYPTLDIVPSELALDETEIDLSGTTVGNAVESDWRRRTLICEWLETNGIHRDYEYIIFDCPPATKIVTQNALAASHGYLVPTIPDAVSVRGTPHLTNQMMSKIEDQLRDYSGLLRTKGYKLVSTYVPTRAFIGIVITRIQTSRGASGWTNDATENLAALRGQYPGNEIIEPLIKDGVGVSESLTRGFPVYHYPREQNIGGQGFPRVFSEVTAEIKRRVDAI
- a CDS encoding Lrp/AsnC ligand binding domain-containing protein, whose amino-acid sequence is MTRMLAFVDIFVDSPAMDDVVQALSKIPNVEELYEVTGEFDIVTLVSAGDIEEFRDILKNRILKIRGVKSTVSAIVLYTHKGPRFNGDSKPKASGR
- the kdpA gene encoding potassium-transporting ATPase subunit A, which produces MIDALQAFVVVAVLGVALGSGWALAPYVVRVLTGAPTFLDRFLGPLEKRLYRLIGTDPSSGMGWKQYFFAALLLNIAQMAIAFLVLVGQGALPLNPQGFPGMNWDLALNTVVSFASNTNLQHYAGESTLSYFSQMGAIQFLQFTSAATGVCVMAAMVRGFKRGSADMGNFYVDFVRVISRILLPLCLVAAVVLVALGVPQTLGGYITVKTVEGATQRLLVGPVASLVSIMQIGTNGGGYFGANSAYPFQNPTPATDVLQIYLMLLLPTTLVFAFGELVGKKRETLPILIASYGLLAIDLVIAFVPNVAAVGPGIETRFGAFFSTFWTVVTTAVTTGSVNSSLAGNNPLAILSAFMGMVIQATPGGEGIGVMYLIMYVVITVFVVGLMTGRTPEYLGAKIAARDVKLVMVAFFIHPVIILVPTVLAYATKAVNAIPGFSSLPASVGFTQILYEFTSSAANNGSDFLGAAANTPFFNVATAVVIFVGRFAPIMVLLALSGSMIGRKRSESQTLRTDSGSFSLVLIGSILLLAVLTFLPFLMLGPILTYFQGLVNFLG
- the kdpB gene encoding potassium-transporting ATPase subunit KdpB; this translates as MASRVPRLDRVLGRVKLPRRPSALTAKTLSDSVVRLSPVALLGNPVMFVVELTFFVVTAMAVDPYAFIPVASPAERVFYVQVAAILLVTVWFSTLSDSLAEQQAKNTASSLKRLETEVPVKKVVTEGWERKVVPATSRTLLKGDLVRLDKGDVVPTDGEVLEGIAMVDESLVTGESAPVRKSPGDSLIGGSTVVSDTMTARITANPGESYLDQMVHLVESSKRPKTPNEAAITMVLFGLTAIFTIIILSMLGLSVELGLNTDLSVLIALYVCLLPTTIGALLPAIGLSGITRLYERKVVAKSGKAIETAGDTDVILLDKTGTITVGNRHVVEIIPLGGHTEREVGEAAFLSSWFDDTPEGRSVISVAYERGYVPRELNALALSEVYDFSANTRTSGVKIHFGSSFVLPKGSMQRVRRKFFVEDASDRGMHLSGEESEIVKGAPDSFTKVGFSIPEEFPGLVEKISSAGDTPMAVARDHQVIGLIRLKDVLKEGTKEKIDAVKAMGIRPVMITGDQPLTAKSIASEVGIDEFIPQAKPEDKFNIVKKEQAQTRVVSMIGDGTNDAPALAAADVGLAMNSGTEAAKEAANMVDLESNPAKIIDVVLLGKQLLMTRGAVTAFSISNDVAKYFAILPVMFAATLPALHSLNILGLGVHTAVLSALIFNAIIIPMLIPLAMRGVAFRPSDTMTIFLRNVLIYGVGGVVVPFLGIKLIDVLLGAL
- a CDS encoding potassium-transporting ATPase subunit C, with translation MTTEVEPKRPRSGTYRPIVVLAVLSMLVCGLVFPLVVTGIAQGAFPYQANGSQATLNGRSVGSYLVDNNFTIPVFFQGRNESNPMNASASGVDPDIPLSYALSQVPRIHNATGIPEASLVAIVTSHVQWTIWIGGSPYVNVLALNLALIGDYPAAYPGYS